The Campylobacter concisus DNA segment GGAAGCCTTATTCTGATAGCTTTTATAGTTTTAATTTGTCTTACAATTTTTGAAAGCAACGGAATATTCTTTTATTTTTGCATTTTTTCGTGGATTTCTACTATTGGCGTGATTTTTTGGGCTTTACAACCTGAAAAATTTATACCAGATAAACCACAGAATAGAAACCCTAAAAAACAAAAGAAGCAAAAAGTTAAATTTGAAAAAAGTAATAATTCGTTAAATTTTACAAATGTAAAATTAAAAAATAAACAAATCATCGGCGATAAATAGAAATTTTAAAAATATCTCTAAAATAGGAATGACTGAAAGAATAAACAAAAAACTATTAGCCAATACCCTAAGAGGAGGAAGGTTAGGTAGCGACGGTATATTAAGACATAACGGTAAAGAGTATGTAGCTCGTAGTATGGATATAACGGGGAATAAAGTGATATATCAACAATTAGGTAAAATAATAAACCGGTAGAGGTTTATAAAATTACTAACGATAAAGGTTATTTAGTGACAGCTTCTAAACCAAAGCTCTCTGCTTCGCAAAGCAGTCCTAGTACTTTAATAAAAGACGTAACAAAAGATATTAAATTTTATGATAGCTCAAAAACCCCGGGTATAGTAGCAGGCGCCACCATAGGCGGAGGTATAGATATTGGATCGCAGTATATAAATAACGGCTATAGTTTTAAAAATATTGACCATACAGAAGTAGTAATAAATGCATTAGGCGGTACATATGGTGGAGCTGCTAGCGGTTTATTCTCGGCAATAGTCAGAGGCGCTTTTGTCAACTCATCTACAGAACTATACTCTCAGCTTAAAGATAGATCAAGAGATGTGGACGCAGAGAGAGTGGTAGGAAAAGGTTTTGCTGGTGGATTTTTTGGACTGTTCGGCAGTCTTGCGGGAACAGGCGGTAAAAACATAAAAGTAGGCAATGGGGATTTACAGACTGCGGCTGAAAGTATAGTATCAGTTGTGACAGGAATAGGTCAGGCAGTGGCCGATAACATAAAAAGTAAAAACGATAAAGACAAAAAAGATAACAAAAAATGAAAAAATTTCTAATTATATTTTTTGGTAGCATATTGTGTATTGGCTTTATAGTAATCCTAAAACTTCTCTTTGGAGAACACTATGGTGACGTTATTTTTGCTGGGATAATCTTGACTAATATATATTACATAATTAAAAACGGTATAAAAAAGAGCGACTTTTCGAAAAAGAATTTGGAAGAAATGGACGTCACGATAGGCGGTGTCTCTTTGATACAGGCTATATTTGTATTTATAATGTGGATTGGTTACAATGCCACAAGATGGTAAACATAAAAGTAGGCGAGTAGAATAAAGACCGCGGCTGAAGTAGGAACAAATTTTATTACTACAGCTGGACAAGCTATTGCAGATAGTATAGAAAGCAAAAAATATAAAACAAAAAAAGCGGATAAGTAATGAAGAAGAATTGGATTGTATTTTTTGGATCAATAGCGTTTTTTATAGTAGGTGCTATTTGCATAATAATCCTAAAACTTCTCTTTGGAGAACACTATATTGATGCTATGGCTGTGTTGCTAATATTTGCCAATGTATGTTTTATAATAAAAAACGGTATAAAAAAGAGCGATTTTAAAAAAGAATATATACAAAAAATGGAAATAGAAAGAGGTGGTGTCGCTTTAATCCACTCTTTTTTAGTTTTTGTATTTTGGTTTCTTTACAACGCCACAAGAGGGTAAACATAAAAGTGGGCAATGGAGATTTGCAGACTGAGGCTGAAGCTAGGGCAAGTATATTTACTGGAATAACACAGGTGGCTGTAGATAGTATGAGCAGCAAAGATAATAAAAATAACAAAGACGATAAAAAAGAATGAGAACTGATATAAAAGTTTTGTTTAAGAACATTAATTTTAAAATGAACATCATCTAAATTTTTTAGATATAATTACGCAAAAATAATATTATTAAAATCAGGTAAAGGAACTCATGAAAAAAATATTTAAATTTCTATCTTTTTTAGTATTTATGCTATTTCTTACAGGATGTGCAAAAGATCTTATTATAAGCAATATGCCAAATTCAAATTTAAACTATCATGGCGATAATGTTCCTATAACTATCATAGCTTATAAATTAAGAGATGTGGCTAAATTTAAAGAAGCTAGCATTATCGATCTAGCCGAAAGAAATGGTGAAATACTAGGCTATGACAAGATTGACTCTATAAAAACACAAATTCAGCCAAATACAAATAGATATGCTTTTACAAATGTATATCCTGACGAAGTTCCGTATGTTGGCATTTTGGTACTTTATGCTGATCAGAGCAAGACAAATATCAAGGCTTATAAGGCTACAAAAGAGATAAAAGAAAAAAATATAGTTTTTGAAATAACAAAAAATGGCGTAAATGTTTTAGACGCTAGTAGCTCTAAAATACAAGCAAGCAAATAAAATGTCTGAAAAGCT contains these protein-coding regions:
- the tssJ gene encoding type VI secretion system lipoprotein TssJ, whose protein sequence is MKKIFKFLSFLVFMLFLTGCAKDLIISNMPNSNLNYHGDNVPITIIAYKLRDVAKFKEASIIDLAERNGEILGYDKIDSIKTQIQPNTNRYAFTNVYPDEVPYVGILVLYADQSKTNIKAYKATKEIKEKNIVFEITKNGVNVLDASSSKIQASK